The following coding sequences are from one Octopus sinensis unplaced genomic scaffold, ASM634580v1 Contig18747, whole genome shotgun sequence window:
- the LOC115231649 gene encoding dnaJ homolog subfamily A member 4-like encodes MEITLAESLCGFKRIIQTLDQRKLLISNPPGTVIGNETYRSVANEGMPMRGSDGRVKGQLIIIFLVTFPQNEYTGENLKVIGDILPPRPDYGYCDDGQVLKSELYDPKSSSRRRRQQASQGETVECASQ; translated from the coding sequence ATGGAGATTACACTCGCTGAGAGTTTATGCGGGTTTAAGAGGATAATTCAGACTTTGGATCAGAGGAAGTTGTTAATAAGCAACCCTCCTGGAACTGTTATTGGTAATGAAACGTACCGTTCTGTGGCTAATGAGGGGATGCCAATGCGAGGATCGGATGGAAGGGTGAAGGGACagctcattattatatttctcGTCACTTTTCCTCAGAATGAGTATACTGGAGAGAATTTGAAAGTGATTGGGGACATTTTGCCTCCTCGGCCGGACTATGGTTACTGTGATGATGGGCAAGTTCTCAAGTCGGAGTTGTATGATCCCAAGTCGAGTAGTCGTAGAAGACGTCAGCAGGCTAGTCAGGGAGAAACTGTAGAGTGTGCTAGTCAATAG